The stretch of DNA ATTCAAAGCACACCACCATGATATAGAAAGGGAAGCCCGGACTTCTTGATTAAAAGGATTGGTGTAACAGTAATTCACCCAAACTTATTAAAGAGTTCTTCTACTTGCAAGCCAGTGTAGAAAACACACCATCCACACTCGTTATGTGGCAATCTTTGATTTGcaagattcaaattttttaaatgtttcttGCAAATCAAATAATGCCTTATCAATTATGTGGAATGtgttaaatagaatttttccttATTAAATGGTGAAATAGTGGCAGTGTGCCCTTGTACCCTGGGAAGCAATAAATATCAAGACcatgttttcttttctgaatACTTGTTTTATATGGGTTTGAGTTGAACATGCACTTGAAATAAGTGCTACATTAAAGCCTTTAAGGTATGATCTGACCAGCAAGCTGCTGTTCTGTTCACATGCAGACGTAGGTACTTTTCATGACAAGGGTGCCAGGATGGACAATGCAGCAATTGTACCACCTCATGAATTTCTTTACGAGGATGCTTCTCATTGCAGTCCTGTGGATAATTATTTTGCTTGCAGTGCAGTAATGCCTTCATTGCCGTTGACGATAAAATGGCTGCGCGATTGTGTCAAACAAAACCCATCCTTAAAAGTTCAGGCAAGTTACTATCCGAGATGACAACCCATTCTTACTTTAACTTGATTTTGGGAATGACTTAGGCAGCATGTGGGGTTGTGGAAATATAGATTGGGCTAATTAGTCCTGAAAATTTCATCTGACTCTTCCTTAAATACAAGAAATGTTAGCAAATTCTCCAAGTGAACTGTCTTtccattttttcccttttgttagCTGGTTGCGGCTTCTGTATCTGGATTTTAAGAATAAGCTGGTGTGCAGATTATCTGCATGTGGGTCATGCATTATAATTGCATAAATTTTGTCagcaataataataacaacgaTATGCAACCTTATGATAACATTTTGCCCCGCATGCATCTGGACAGAGTGAAAAAAACTCATGCTAACCACGTATTTTTTGTGCTTATTTACTGATTTACAGGTTCTTGTCACTGGATCATTGCATCTGGTTGGGGATGTACTCAAGCTATTGAAGAGGTGATATAAACTAGACAGCGCCAATAATAGGGATTGTCCAAAACATTCTTTCACTCATTACATCACATTGATTCTCTACCAcattttactcataaaaaaaattgattctatACCACATTTAGAAGCAGCTAAGCTTCTAAATGTCGTCATAAGCCTGCCAAACTATGCTTCTTTTGTAAGTGACATTCTGATGATATATTGTGTGTAACATGGTATTACTTGATGCTCATacagttattaaaaaaaatgtctgcGTTCGATTATTTGTTCATGGCTAAAAAGTCACTTTTCATACCTAAGAATGTATTTGTGAGAATGCATTGCCAATGCATTATTTTTGTGTGCTACTAATAAACTCAGAGAAAATATGGAACCCTTGTGAGGCGCCAAGTATGATGTCTACTGCCATCTATAGGAATGGTAAtcaattaagagaaataatagttacacTCGTGAGTATGTAAGTgtcatacaatcattttgaagaaagtgaataaatatgagacccacatgaaaaaagattaattttttaatagtagatcctattttttttcaaaacgactgcacggcgcttgcgcactccataactatatgtagcattactcattagaGGTTGAAAatataggttttttttatttgctacaTACAACCGTTGAGTGCGCAAGAGCCAtgcagttgttttgaaaaaaagtgaggtctactattaaaaaattaattttttttttttatgtggattctgtatttattcatttttttcaaaatgattgcacagtacttatacactcacgaccgcaactattatttctctttttattttttgggctaATAACATTGTTGTATTAAGAAAAGCATAGCgcaatttaataaaacaaaaaactgaaGTAAGTAAACAGATAGCATTACAGACGCCATGTGCAAGCAAAATCAAGAGGAAAAATCTACTTGCAAGCAAGTTTGTGTACCAATTCGTGTAccgatattaatatataatgtatatttttaatgaaacgatgtcaattaaagataaaaataattttcatgatgtaggagattttcttcttctctcaaaatatttttttttaaataaaaaaaattatcggtaCGCGATATAGTGCACAAACTCGCTTGTACCTAGCAAAACTCAAATCAAGACCTTCCATACTCTCATTGTTCCCTGCAGGTTGCAAGTCATGTTACTCTTCCACCTGCTACCTTTGAGGAAAAAATAAGGTTAACTCGAACGTTGGATATTgcattttatttcttgtttttgtaaaatatggtAGAGAGATCAGTTCTATTATTCAAAGGATATGATTATCTGTATGGTGAGTCGTCATCCTCAATGGACAGCTATGTTTAGGATTGAAAAGGGATCCAAACCTCTCTGAATGACCCAAAAAACCACAGCCTAAGCACCCACTaccattaaaataaagaaagaaaggacaTAGAcgaagcaaaaacaaaaaaccaaaaaccaaaaaccaaaaagcTAAAAACCAAGTTAGTGTCGCGTAAACCTTTCTGCTCATCGCAATTCACGACCACCAAATATCATGCCCATTATGATAGGAAAATGATGAATACATAACTCTTTTACAAATTTCTATACACCTGTATTTTAAATAAggactattttataaaatattaatactaattataaatttcaaatagacaaattttatgTACAGTAGGTTTtactaataaagaatatttttttaaaactatttttaggtggagtttactttttataagagtttgtacatgatttatatgaaacttatctatttaagatttgtacaaattatttatctataagaaaatatatctGTAGTTGTGAATTATTCaatcgccgcgtaatcgttttgaaaaaaatgaataaaatataatactcacatgaaaaaattaatttttttgataatggacttcactttttttttaaacgattacgcgacgtttATGCACTTTACGGTTGTATGTAAAattgtatattattataatattatttttaatattattattatttaaaaatttaaaaaaaataaattattttatataaaaattataataataaaataaaatgaattgagatataaTATTtgagctaaaaaaaaattgcatgatTTGTACTCAAGCTAGGCAAAAAggataattaatcataaatattctttaaCCAAAAgaattcatcttttttttaaattgaaaacaGAGAGAAACCGAAGCAGGCCCCGGCAATCACAATAACGCCCAACGACAAAACGGCTCCTATAGGCTATAATGGTTTCATTCTCCTTTCAGGTTTCTTTCAGTTTCAACTTCTCCTCCCTCCTTCTCTCTCGCCCGCGCGCTCGCTAGctagtatataaaaaatacccgtatgcatatatacaaataaaactcTCTCCCCTCAAGTCTCATGGCGGGTCTCCACTCTGCCGTCAGACCCACAACCtcctcgtcttcttcttcttcttcctcgtttTCATCGTCTTCTACGCAGTCCTTCACTTCTCGCTTGCTCTTGCTCCTAACAATCCTCTCGTTGATACTCGCTTCCTTTGCCTTCATTCTTCAATGGCGGGGCGGCCTCAACGACCCGATTACACGCTGGTCACCACAACATAACGAGTTCCCGGGCATGGATGTTTCCGGCTCCGAACCCTCGCAATCGTCTCTTTCTTCCGATTGCGTCGATCTTCTGGATCAGAGCCGCTCGCCGGCCTTCCCGTATTTCAGGGATTGGAAGTTCGGGTATGGATCGGATCTGAAGCCTAAGGTGATCGGCTGAATGGAATTTGATTGAACGCTCatctttgttgttttcttttgtctATAACGCTTATCGTTGTTTTGTTTGCGGTCAAATGTAGTCAACGGGTTTTGCTTTTTGGGTTTCTTGGGGGATTAGTTTATGGCGGGTGTGCTTGGGTTTTTGGATCTGGCGTCTGGGTTTTGCTGATTTTAGTTTGACAtgagaaatatattattttaatcagtATTAGAATATGATACGACTCATGTGAGCCATTACCCGTTGATAATTAAAGTGGGTTTTCGAAATTCATGTTGAACCTATTTGAAGTATCTGGGatgaagtataaaaaaaaagtatctgaTTTCTTAATTTGGGatgatatatatgcatgctctATTCAGAGTTTTGTGCAGCGTCGTAATGTATCCTCCAAGATCTCTAGTGTTTTCCAGGATACAGATTGAGGAAACTGTAAATCCTTGTGATCAGTAAATGACTAACAAAATGATCCTACTCACAAGCATCTCGAACATCTAGGTGTCGAGGTCCATCTGGACTCTGGTCttgggtaattttttttatttaaatcttaaagcAGATAAGCTGGATTGGTttaatctatttaaatttacattGTATGAGATACGCAATGATTCTTCTTCTAAGCTAGTTAATATTGTTTGTAGCCAGAGAAAAGTTGGCGTTTCGAGGTCTGAATGTAGGAATAGTAACGATATTAACTATTTAATGCATTTTCCCCCGGTGCCGGTCTGGCCAAAGCAGGGTAGATGATATGGTTCCAACCTTCGGTATTTTTGCGTGTCCACTCTCAGTTGGCgtgaaaaaaaatcatggatattttccttcattttagATTGACACCACCTCGCACTCCACACgccacaccctataaaaaacacCTTCATACCCTACAAAAAATACCTTCACGCCTTATGAAAAACGCTCACGCGCTCTATGAAAAACCTATAAGTGGAACCTTCGGTATTTATGCGTGTCCACTCTCAGTtggcatgaaaaaaaatatggatattttccttcattttagattgaaaattttttctcatcagctactattcaccaccccacacaccacaccctatgaaaaatacATTCACACCCTACGAAAAATACCTTCACACCCCATGAAAAACACTtccacactctatgaaaaaccTATAAATGTGAAGTGTGAGAATGAATAGTGATATGACATATCTCTTTTAGATTACCGACGCATCgcagttttttattttgacgAGTCTGATCGTTGTtagtctttttattattattattattattattattattattttatgattgagAACTGTTTCCTTTTATCCTCGAGCCCATAGGAGTCCTTATGTTTGATGTAACTGTTCAGTCCAATTCATGGTCAtctttaattaatatcatgGACTTTtccattttatattaatatagaaaGCAATTTGAAATGTTGTTTTGCATTAATTTCCAATGTTTTCTGTTATGAGTTAGTGCTAAACCTGTCATACTTGGATAGTGCATTTTCGATCACTTATAaaacttttcttataaaaaactaATGATCTCTATCTCTTGCAATTTTGCTGTATGCTAGATATGCATTACAACAAGCACTTCTGCTGGTCTAGATCAGACTTTGCCATGGATCTTTTATCATAAGGTTATTGGAGTTtcaaccttttttctttttgtggaaGGGAAGGCTGCCTCTGCAAACGTATCTAAAGTATTGGAAACCATTCCAGTGAGTCTATGTTCTCTGCTTCTTCTATTATATTTAACCCCTCAATaccttcttgtatttttttgttttgagtttattGATATCTATTGTTATGGACTATTTTTTACAGGGGGTAAAAGTTATATACAGAACAAGAGAATTAGAAGAGCAGCAAGCTAAAAGGTTTATGCATTCTCCATCCAAATAGTTTTTTATGTTTACAGTAAAAGTGTTTTTATCTGTTCTCTTTTTTGGTCATTCTCTACTTTGAATAGTTCTCTGTTATTCGAATAACTATTCCTTTTATTTGTAATGTTGAAGCTGCTCTTAAGGCCTATGCttgttttcaaattcaaatcttcaatcaaTATTGCATGGAAAATGTGTGGAAGAGAGTTAATTTTGGGATTCAAAGGCAAAATCGTTTTTGGAATtttagtcgggacgctgttctcggacacccggtgccaataaaaaaaatatacattgattttgtgaGTTGGGTCCACTATTTGGATACTGGTGTCTGTATTCAGGAccaaagtattaaaataaacatGTTGGTCCTCAATTGGAAGAACAATGTAAATCTTTTAACCTTGAGCTTGCAATTTAGTGACCATTGGAGGTATGAGTTTCAACATTGTGAACGATCCCAATCTATTGCTCCTTCCAATTCTGAATATTCATTTTGCCTTCAAAGGTGGTCGGTGAATTACTAAAGTAATTATTATTAGTGGAAAAGACAGTCAAGGTTGTTTTTACTTTgtgaagttttattattttgtatatgtTACTAAGTGCtatgaatctaattttttatgctTCAATTTCCGTTCCTGTTATTGTGTAATTAGCCGGATCTGGAATGAGACTTGGTTGGCAGGCTTCTTCTACAAACCATGTAACTATGAGTTGTTTGTGAAGCAATCTCTCAATATGGAAATGGCAATTGTCATGGCACGGGTATGGTTACTGAATTTTCACCTGTTGCACGACACAAgatattatatttcattatgTAATACAGTTCTAGTGCTGTCTTTGACAATTTTAGGATGCTGGTATGGAGTGGATCATCCATCTTGACACTGATGAACTACTACATCCGGCAGGCACTCGGGAATACTCTTTAAGACAATTGCTGTCTGATGTTCCTGGAAATGTTGATATGGTTGTTTTTCCAAATTATGTAAGTGGAACAGCTTTATCTAGAATTTTATTTGATGCGGTTAATTGCAATACTTAAAAGTATGCTGGCATGTTTTGTGTTTCAGGAGAGCAGTGTTGAGCGGGATGATATCAAGGAACCTTTCAGTGAGGTATAATCTTTTTGACATTCTCATGGTCTtaactaatatttaaaaaatgtatgacTAATGGTATAGATGGGCAACACTAATTATAATCAAAGTTGGAATACTTGTATTTATCTGTACTAATGGTATACCTGTCTGCCtaagaatttttatatttgtcaaATCAATGGATTGTGATTAGGAAAGTCAAAAGCGCATGTGGGATGGATACATGTATAAGACTTTTCAAAGTTGctttaaggccccgtttggaacttggactgaactgagtttagtctaattttaaactgagtctaacatccaaacacccaactctcaaatcactaaactcatctcaactcaaaacctctttacacgtgggactcacaacctttttcaactcaacacctctctACACACggatccacaatctttttcaactttttataaatacatctaaactcatcttaacatccaaacacatctaaactcatcttaggtgggcctcacaaaactcactccaccatctcaactcactactattcataaagaacttatctcaactcagctcaatatccaaactggcctaaggaaaaaatagaattgaCAAGTTGACCAGGGATAATACGTATTCAAATGTTTGCAATTGACCTTTATTTCCATCAAAATTGTCATCAAACTATAGTTCTTACACAGGCACATGCGTTTTCTTTCATCCAATATCACTCATCTTTTGTTGGAATAGGTATCGATGTTCAAGAAGAACTATGACCATCTTCccaaagaagtatattttggtAACTACAAAGAAGCAACCCGTGGTAATCCAAACTACTTTTTGACCTATGGAAATGGAAAATCAGCTGCTCGGATTCAAGATCATCTTCGTCCTAACGGTGCACACAGATGGCACAACTATATGAAGACTCCAAAGTATGTTGGATCTACATTATATGCCAGCAGGTTTATGACCATGCACGTCACAGACAGTTTTTAAACCTCTATGAGTATACACACTAATTTATCAAGCaatacttttttcttattaaGAACTGTTCTATATAATTGACATAC from Juglans regia cultivar Chandler chromosome 4, Walnut 2.0, whole genome shotgun sequence encodes:
- the LOC109008393 gene encoding glycosyltransferase-like At2g41451, which codes for MAGLHSAVRPTTSSSSSSSSSFSSSSTQSFTSRLLLLLTILSLILASFAFILQWRGGLNDPITRWSPQHNEFPGMDVSGSEPSQSSLSSDCVDLLDQSRSPAFPYFRDWKFGYGSDLKPKICITTSTSAGLDQTLPWIFYHKVIGVSTFFLFVEGKAASANVSKVLETIPGVKVIYRTRELEEQQAKSRIWNETWLAGFFYKPCNYELFVKQSLNMEMAIVMARDAGMEWIIHLDTDELLHPAGTREYSLRQLLSDVPGNVDMVVFPNYESSVERDDIKEPFSEVSMFKKNYDHLPKEVYFGNYKEATRGNPNYFLTYGNGKSAARIQDHLRPNGAHRWHNYMKTPNEIKLDEAAVLHYTYPKFSDLTSRRDRCGCKPTKEDVKRCFMLEFDRAAFIIASTATEEEMLRWYREHIVWTDKELNLKLSRKGILTHIYAPMVIIQGLRESGVLSSIVTSAMQKSLSKDNFLKSIESSNSSGAITTGVLSSRKMGNSGDSQATARKVLEIQEVVSHPLAIPPLSPPGLHDLHIEA